GGCATTGGTGTCTCTAGTCCTCCTTACAAGATCAATTACATTGAAGTTGACAAAGGCTGAGCTGTTGTCAAGGAAGGTGTATGGATTGCTTTGACTGAAAAGGCCATCAAGTGTATTCGTTGCAAGCAAAGAGTTGGAATCAATCCAAGTGAATAGTCCTGAATCGAAATCAATTGTGACCGGACCGAGAGCAGCAGAAGTCCGAAGACGAAAAAAATCAACGTCGCCTGATCAGCAAGTTAAATATGGGACATGTGAGAGGGACTTGTAGCGCCAGGGAACCCAAAGCTTGCATACTGTTTTTGCTCACCTTGATTTTCGTGGGTACTTGTCCCAAACTGGGCAACGGCAGTGGTAAATCCATTCACACCGCAAACTCCTGACCCAATAACATTTTCGAAAGGCGGATTGAATGTTTGGTTGCAGAATGATTCTGGGGCCGGGGAATAGAAAAAATATGCATAAAGCGACATTCTCGATCCGACAATGGTATGATTGTAGAAGGTTACAACCTCATTCAGAGTGTACGGAAGAGTCGCGTATTTCAATGCAGGAATATGTGGTTGAGGCTGCGCCACGATTCCGTTTCCTTGGAAATTGATTGAGGTCGTCTTCCACAAGCCCTCGAATTGCTTCCATGCCGGATTTTGCAGAGTGATTGATTTGGGAAAGTTTGCATCGTACCTTGTATCGGATGCACTGAGGCAAGGACTCGTAAGCTTTCCGCCACACTTTGAAGGCTTGAGCGCGTCGTAGCCGGGGACGAATACTCCTGCGGCCAAGATAGCGACAAGGCTGAGAGATTTCATGATCTTGGTCGACAGCTCAAAAGTTTGGATGCGGAAAGTGTGTCAAGAAGTGAAAAGTGGTTtgcaaacaagaaaacttCACCGACCACTGGTATAGAAACTGCTTGCGTTAACAGCGAACCAAATCATACACGCTAACAGTGAACTGGCATCTGCACCTTCAAAAGATCCACGGTTTGAGGCACGTATAGGGAATTCGCAATCGGAATGGGCGGTAAATAGCCTTAACAGTGAAGTTATTTATCCGAAAGCAGCATTGGTGAGAGCTCCAGTTTCTTGTGAAAGCTGTCTAGGAAAAATGGCCCTACTACTAGAGTTGTGTTCTCGGCACGTATAGGAATTCGCAACCGGACCGGACCGGGCAGTACGTAGCCTTAACAGTAAAGTTGTCTATCTGAAAGCATTATTGGTGAGAGCTCCAGGTTCTGGTGAGCGTTGTTAAGGAAATATGGCCCTAGCAGCGATTCACCGAAATCCGACAAGCGTGCAGGTGAACATTCAAGCTTTTCAACGTTCCGGTGAAAGAGAAAGCGTTTTATGGTAACTCTATATAAAAATAAAGCATTACCGGTATTTTTCTTTAACAGTCAAGTGAAAGCGGGATCGCTGACATcatcactgtcactgtcagttcaTCGAGGAACTCGACCTTGATATTTGTAAGTCTCGGGACACCAGGTCAATGGTCAGTGGAATTTGTAACTGGGGTAGATACCTAATTATTGGCAACCGAGAATGTAGCTTTCCGAAGATCGGAAATGTCGCTGACATATATGTATATAGTCGGCTTATATTCCCGCTTTGAAATGTATTACATGTTCTTTCTGAGCACTTCTTTATCAAACATGAGAAAGAACAGTCCTGTTCTCTAAACTCAAGCGATATAGCAACTAACGTCTTTCCCAGAtatctttcaacaaaaatgTTCGGATATAGCCGGGTtagttcacagtcattcgGGGATTTCATCACTTGGGCTCTGTGCTTCAAGACGAAATTTGGATAGGATTGTTATACTGTCAACAACACTTCATTTGCATGCCAAACCCAATGCTTTTGAAACTCCACAACAAGTAGGTAGTAGGGATCATGGGCCACAGGAAGTTAATTCCTCACaaaaactgggattgaaATACCTTTGTTGACAATTGGTTTGGCAACCAAGTTTGTTCATGATGAAAGATTTGCAGGCCTCTTAAAATGTGGCATTTTTAGTTGGCGCCAAATTTGTAAGCCTAAATCTGCCATATGCTAATCATTATAATAACCCACAACAGATTGCCCATACCCTGTATTTGAGGTGATAACACATCAATTGACAATAGACCTAGACTGCAAAACCATGAGAAGACAAGACAACATGACAGCAATGTTACAACAATGTGAAGACACAACAACCTGAACAACACACCTTGAGAACAAGATAAGGTAAGAATaagacaacaacacaacaaaaaGGCAGCAACAACAGGACAACAAGATAACAAAACAACAGGTCAAGGAAATATCCACAACACCAACACTATGGGGTAGCAAAAGTCACCATTTCAAAGCAAGCATGAGCTGGAAAATGGGTGCACAATAGTGCTGCATAATTACTTTCAAGATTTGGGGAGATTTGTGCATTCAAAGCTGCTTGACATGAAGGAGGAGACAATTGTATTAGTATGCACTTCTTTAGTAAAAGGTGTAGCCAGCTTGGTGGAGCCGTTGAAGGAGGTTGAGTTTGaacaaaacagcaacaatgCTTCTAC
This is a stretch of genomic DNA from Phaeodactylum tricornutum CCAP 1055/1 chromosome 24, whole genome shotgun sequence. It encodes these proteins:
- a CDS encoding predicted protein (unknown function; Calcium-binding EF-hand; secretory pathway; unknownn protein), which gives rise to MKSLSLVAILAAGVFVPGYDALKPSKCGGKLTSPCLSASDTRYDANFPKSITLQNPAWKQFEGLWKTTSINFQGNGIVAQPQPHIPALKYATLPYTLNEVVTFYNHTIVGSRMSLYAYFFYSPAPESFCNQTFNPPFENVIGSGVCGVNGFTTAVAQFGTSTHENQGDVDFFRLRTSAALGPVTIDFDSGLFTWIDSNSLLATNTLDGLFSQSNPYTFLDNSSAFVNFNVIDLVRRTRDTNALAQMTRMEESEWLAAIEEAYQDVNIAAADKIPVPFQTSSSDPEWYPTEDEWCGGVGNDPECTVSPYQEPDAKLKSSALVGFVILGLAVFCIPLYALYRYRIGQQERRIKDKFIRGIAKNMSIAPSAGAISRDKLVEEFQRIDKDKGGTIEKAELKDWIDEGKLGTISDADFNALWSALDRDGSGNIDFMEFCTFLSGCSEAFDNVYDEQQKM